The DNA segment TGGTTATGCCAGGCGACAACATCCAGTTGGAGATTGAGCTGCACACTCCAGTTGCGATGGAAAAGGGACTGCGCTTCGCGATTCGCGAAGGCGGCAGGACAGTCGGCGCGGGCGCCATCAGCGAGATTATCGCTTAAGAAGTTGTAGGTACGGGAGCCGGGCAGCAGGATTTGAAGGAAGAATCCTGCCGCCCGACTCCAAATCAGTTTAGGGATTTTGAGGGTTAGCAAAACGGCTGGGCCCCGAATCGGATAGGATAAGCAAATGCGGGAAATCGTGACATTGCAGTGCACCGAGTGCAAAGAGCGCAACTACACAACGACCAAGAACAAAAAGACGACCACCGGCCGTCTGGAATTCGAAAAGTTCTGCAAGCGTTGCCGTTGCCACAAGAAGCACCGGGAAACTAAGTAAGCAGCTCTGAGCTGCTGGTTGCCAGTTTTAAAGCTTGTATATCGGTCGGGATGAGCTATTTACCCTCCGAAAGCGAGCCAGGGCTAAAGCCAGTAGCTAGAGGCGGCAGTACAGGGGCGTAAGCTCAACGGTTAAACTGTCGGTCTCCAAAACCGAACTTCTCGGTTCGAATCCGAGCGCCCCTGCCAGATTAAGTGCGGT comes from the Acidicapsa ligni genome and includes:
- a CDS encoding EF-Tu C-terminal domain-related protein, which codes for VMPGDNIQLEIELHTPVAMEKGLRFAIREGGRTVGAGAISEIIA
- the rpmG gene encoding 50S ribosomal protein L33, with protein sequence MREIVTLQCTECKERNYTTTKNKKTTTGRLEFEKFCKRCRCHKKHRETK